The genomic segment GGATGCTGTATCTCCCTAAGAACACGTCTGtgtatttaactttaatttattcctttatatgcaatttttttttggactaaatcttaaaatatatttttctccatttccAGTTGTtccatctaaaaaaaacaaatgttttcagttGGATGACATCCAACAATTGCATGCCTCGAACAACAGAGCGCGCTAGATTTTCCATTTCCAGTTATCTTGGGCTAAAACCGTCTGTAGCAGCAGCTATTCATATTAACTAAAGCGTCATTAAAGGACACTAATCCGGCTtggaaacttcaattgaaaaatCAGACTTTTTTTCCGTTATAATCTCACATCTATACGTGTTCTTGGATTGATTTGGgtcattttttttcagtaaaaaaacaaaataaaaaataaaccaaaaaacaacattctacATGCTATATCTAAGAGCTACCTGATTCTCCTGGGTTGTAGCTCACTGGGCAGGAGAGCTACCCACCAGCTTCAACCCTTGTGCATTgagaaagaacagaaccatAGCCTCTGGGGCTATAGGTGCAAAGTTCCAGcctggcaaaaaaacaaaaaaaaaaccccagacagTCGGTTTAAGAAGAATCTGTACCGATAAAAAACTCACCTCCCTGTGCAGATACTGAAGTGTTCCTCTACAATCAGAGTCACCTGACTGTCTTCAtttaacaccaaaaaaaacaaccaaacctGGTACAAAAGACCTCCAGGACTTTGTACATAGTGATGTCTCTTCCtgggggatggggtgggggggtgatctGTGTTGTGCGTGTTGTAAGTatgagaggggaaaaaataaataaaaaaagaaaaaggatcaCAAAGCCGTCTCCTGGACCGTGTGAGCCGTCAGCTGGCATTTGGGCAGGACCACTCTGGTTTTCAAGCGGTCGTCCTCCGATTGAGCCTCGTCGCTCTCCATCTCCTTGTCCTCCGTGACCGCGTCCTCTTTGCAGTAAGGCGCCCCGTTGCTGTCCTTCTTGGCCATCTGGTAAGGCTGTCTGTTGATCTCTTTGGGCTGGAGGAGCGAAAAACTTGGGTcactcaaaaatgaaaaaaggggAGAAATGAAACCAGAGTATGGATGGGAAACACTGGCGGTACCTTCTTAGACAGAGGTGTGACGCAGCAAAGCTTCTCCTTGTAGCGTTTGGGCAGGAAGAACAGCAGCATTCCGAGGACAGGGAACACTGTCCCGGGGGTCAGCTCCTTCTCCTTCATAGGTCCTGAGGGATACACCAgcaaaaccgaggtttgacctTTGATCACATTTACCTCTAAGCAAGGACTTCTACGTGAAGCTTAACCTGGTCAGCTAGCGGCTAGACAAGCCTGCCAAGCCATGAGCTGTTCAAAACAGGGTTGAACCCCCCTCACCCAGAAATCGTGTGTTTGCACTAGATCCAAGTGTGATGATGCGTTCGGTACCTGTTAGCAGGCTGACGATCAGTCCCACCACCACTACGGTGGCGGAGTTGTGAGCGCTGTACCACATGTAGGACAGCGAGTACAGAGCCTCCACACCGGTGGGCCTGAAGGACAGACGGGGCCCATTTTAAGACAAGTGAAATTCCATTAATGACGTCATCATCACGGACTCTCCTCTAATACTTTACCTTGGCTTGACTGTGCTGACATTGACCAGCGTTGTCATGACGGCCGTGGTCATGTTGTTGAACAGGGGCGGAGCGGTGGCGTTGAGCAGCGGCGGCGCCGGGGTGGCGGCGGAAACACGCATCACGAAGCTGCCGATGCCGATCCAGAAGGCCATGATGAGACCCGCCGCTAACCCGACCACGGCACCCTGAGGACGAATCAGAGACAGCAGGTGAAACCACGTCTCCATGGCGATACGGATACAAAATCGGTGTGGACACAAATGTACACTGAACAGAAAGGACTCACTATAGAGTTTGCCCAGGGAAAGAACATCCCCAGACTGAAGAGACCCAGCAGGGGACCCCCCACCATCCCGAAGATGCTGAAGGCTGCCTGAGGGCACAGAGAACACGAGGGGTTAATCCTGGCTTCCTCAGCATTTCTTCATTTAAACACTCTGCAACAAACAATGCCGCAATTCTCTACCTGCAGCACGGATCCCATCAGAGAGGCGATGTAGGCCATCGCCAGACACACCAGCCCGTACACCAGCGCTGTGGAGCACAAGGATCAGGTGTTAGTGTTGTGTAGACGAGCAGTCTCCCCCTAGTGGACAAACAGGATATCATCTTACCGAGTCCCTTGGACAGCAGCGTGGCTTTAGCTTCAGTCATGTCAGGAAAATGAGGTTTAATCAGGTCCTCCATGGTTACTGTCGCTAAGGAGTTGAATGCTGATGAGATGGTgctgggaggaaaaaaaggaaaatgagaataaatgaataactggGAATTTTTAAGGAGCGCCTGGGGGTGTTTTCAGTCTGGTTTTCCTTGGTTTACCTTAGAGCGCCGCTGAAGAGACAGGCCACAAACAGCCCGGCGAGTCCCGGCAGATCTCTGAACACGTCCATCACGAAGTACAGCACCATCTGCGCAAGGACGAATCCGATTAGCCTTCGTAATGAAACACACGTGTTCAACTTGGGAAACGATGGAGGAGAGTGTTACCTGGTCGTTGGCTTTGACGTAACCCTTATCCAGAGGGCTGTCCTCGCCATAGCGAGCGAACATCACCAGACCCATGAGACAACCCAAACACAGGACGATCTGCTGGCACGGGAAAACCACGTAGCAGGACCTGGAAAAACACGAGCGACGGAGACGAACATGTTTAGAAACCAGCTGGGGGTAAAACATGAATAGCTTCAAGTTCTTTTAATAGTTTGAAACAATCTGAAGCAATAAAAACCCAACTCGGGAAATGGAACGATCCTTAAAATGCTTGAATGCACGTGTGGTTTGATGTTGCTTGTACCCACATGATAGCCTGTTTCTCAGTACGAGAGCTGAGGTATCTCTGGACCTGAGCCTGGTTGACCCCGTACAACGCCAGCATCAGGAAGACTCCCCCCACGCCCAGCGTCCAGAAGGTGTGGCGTTCCAGAGGATCGGGGTTCAAGCTGTGCAGAATGAGAGGAAACGAAACTGAATCTGTGAGGCGTTTATGAGTGGAGATCTCTGTCGAAGCGCCAAGGTAACAAGGAAAGCTTCTTCTGATGCGGTTTGAAAGGCCAACCACTCACTCAAGGGAAGCGATGCGGCTGCCGTTCACCGCTTTCCTCCACACCTCTGCCATGCCGCCTGCCTGACTAGCCCCCACCACGATGACCGCCAGCTGGCCCGCAAACATCACTACGGTCTGGAACA from the Antennarius striatus isolate MH-2024 chromosome 19, ASM4005453v1, whole genome shotgun sequence genome contains:
- the slc5a6a gene encoding solute carrier family 5 member 6a, producing the protein MGEVIQMHFTTVDYVIFALLLVASAGIGLFYAFTGGRQRTTQEFLMADRSMSCLPVSLSLLATFQSAVAILGAPSEVYTFGTQYWFLGCSYFLGLLIPAHVFIPVFYRLRLSSAYEYLELRFNKTVRICGTVTFIFQMIIYMGVVLYAPALALNAVTGFDLWGAVMAMGLVCTVYTALGGLKAVIWTDVFQTVVMFAGQLAVIVVGASQAGGMAEVWRKAVNGSRIASLDLNPDPLERHTFWTLGVGGVFLMLALYGVNQAQVQRYLSSRTEKQAIMSCYVVFPCQQIVLCLGCLMGLVMFARYGEDSPLDKGYVKANDQMVLYFVMDVFRDLPGLAGLFVACLFSGALSTISSAFNSLATVTMEDLIKPHFPDMTEAKATLLSKGLALVYGLVCLAMAYIASLMGSVLQAAFSIFGMVGGPLLGLFSLGMFFPWANSIGAVVGLAAGLIMAFWIGIGSFVMRVSAATPAPPLLNATAPPLFNNMTTAVMTTLVNVSTVKPRPTGVEALYSLSYMWYSAHNSATVVVVGLIVSLLTGPMKEKELTPGTVFPVLGMLLFFLPKRYKEKLCCVTPLSKKPKEINRQPYQMAKKDSNGAPYCKEDAVTEDKEMESDEAQSEDDRLKTRVVLPKCQLTAHTVQETAL